One window from the genome of Amycolatopsis sp. NBC_01480 encodes:
- a CDS encoding ATP-dependent helicase, whose protein sequence is MSPLLIANPVEPAEIADALGLHRPTPEQATVIASPVEPSLVVAGAGAGKTETMAARVVWLVTNGIVSPERVLGLTFTRKAARQLGERVRARLRRLAGSGLLERLDPTGGLRATVVAGEPTVLTYHAYAGRLLSEHGLRLPVQPGVRLLSETSSWQLAHRVVSTWDNDLETDRVPSSVTAQLLALAGELGEHLVSTERLGEYTSWLCEVIENAPRAKGQRASLPVKLMEVMAAQRFRLELLPLVEAYHRRKRAEGALDFADQMSLAAQLADHYPAVVTGERERYGAVLLDEYQDTGHAQRVLLRSLFGGGGHQPMPVTAVGDPAQAIYGWRGASAANLPRFTTDFPRHSGERLEPAHEFGLLTSFRNPPEILELANAVAEPLRARGLGVERLRAREGAGPADIAVSLQPDVRAEREWVADALARRWFAEKEESGKPPTAAVLVRRRADMAPIASELRMRGLPVEVVGLGGLLDEPEVADLVSTLRVLADPLAGSAAARLLTGARWRLAAADLAALWRRANELSSPVPSGGSGSGEEPTLVMERAEQAGLIDAVDEPGSPERYSEDGYRRIRRVGAELAALRRRLDQSLPELVADVERTLLLDVESLARPGSAGRAHLDAFAEVVTDYAETAPTATLLSFVDYLNTAAHAEDGLTPGEVEVAPDRVQVLTVHSAKGLEWEVVAVPHLVADVFPSKRRSSSWLRTSTALPAILRGDSADLPELRVSEGFDRKEVQEALELHEEGFAEREADEERRLCYVALTRSERALIVSGHWWNESSTRPKGPSVFLTDIAEVLRAADPPIGSLASWAEEPAADEENPLVADSRTGRWPLDPLGDRRTGVSTGVELVFAEMAAAPPEPDPAAPVEKVETPVETAADSDEEWPLPPEPEEFEDSFADEEPFEESEEDPSDEVDPEDPDGWASDTDVLLAERARARATVDRVVLPSQLSVSQLVELAADADGLAQRLRRPLPLPPNSFARRGTAFHGWLEQRFSGDRLLEIDDLPGAADFGEAPDSDFEELQEAFERSEWAERVPLAVEIPFSADVEGITVRGRMDAVYADADGGWTVVDWKTGGVPSAERLPALAVQLAAYRLAWAALKGVPVERVRAAFHYVRPGHTLRPADLLDAEGLRDLLRNVPSE, encoded by the coding sequence GTGAGCCCATTGCTTATTGCGAACCCGGTGGAGCCGGCGGAAATCGCCGACGCGCTGGGCCTGCACCGTCCGACGCCGGAGCAGGCGACCGTGATCGCGTCGCCGGTGGAGCCGTCGCTGGTGGTCGCGGGCGCCGGCGCGGGCAAGACCGAGACGATGGCCGCGCGGGTGGTCTGGCTGGTGACCAACGGGATCGTCAGCCCGGAACGCGTGCTGGGCCTGACGTTCACGCGCAAGGCCGCGCGGCAGCTCGGCGAGCGCGTGCGGGCGCGGCTGCGGCGGCTGGCCGGGTCCGGGCTGCTGGAACGGCTCGACCCGACGGGCGGGCTGCGCGCCACCGTCGTCGCCGGTGAGCCGACGGTGCTGACCTACCACGCGTACGCGGGCCGCCTGCTGAGCGAGCACGGGCTGCGGCTGCCGGTGCAGCCCGGCGTGCGGCTGCTTTCGGAGACGTCCTCGTGGCAGCTGGCCCATCGGGTTGTGTCTACATGGGACAACGACCTGGAGACCGACCGGGTGCCCTCCTCGGTCACCGCGCAGCTGCTCGCGCTGGCCGGGGAGCTGGGCGAGCACCTGGTGTCCACCGAGCGGCTGGGCGAGTACACCTCGTGGCTGTGCGAGGTGATCGAGAACGCGCCGCGCGCGAAGGGCCAGCGGGCCTCGCTGCCGGTGAAGCTCATGGAAGTCATGGCGGCGCAACGGTTCCGTCTCGAGCTGCTGCCGCTCGTCGAGGCGTACCACCGGCGTAAACGGGCCGAAGGCGCGCTCGACTTCGCCGACCAGATGTCCCTGGCGGCGCAGCTCGCCGACCACTACCCGGCGGTGGTGACCGGCGAGCGGGAGCGGTACGGCGCCGTGCTGCTCGACGAGTACCAGGACACCGGCCACGCCCAGCGCGTGCTGCTGCGGTCGTTGTTCGGCGGCGGTGGGCACCAGCCGATGCCGGTCACCGCGGTCGGCGACCCGGCGCAGGCGATCTACGGCTGGCGCGGGGCGAGCGCGGCCAACCTGCCGCGGTTCACCACGGACTTTCCCCGGCACAGCGGGGAAAGACTGGAGCCCGCGCACGAATTCGGGCTGCTGACCAGCTTCCGGAACCCGCCCGAGATCCTGGAGCTGGCCAACGCCGTGGCCGAGCCGCTACGGGCGCGCGGGCTGGGCGTGGAACGGCTGCGGGCACGCGAGGGCGCCGGGCCGGCGGACATCGCCGTCTCGCTGCAGCCGGACGTGCGCGCCGAACGCGAGTGGGTCGCGGACGCGCTGGCCCGCCGCTGGTTCGCGGAAAAAGAGGAGTCCGGCAAGCCGCCGACGGCCGCGGTGCTGGTGCGCCGCCGCGCGGACATGGCGCCGATCGCGAGCGAGCTGCGGATGCGCGGGCTGCCCGTGGAGGTCGTCGGCCTCGGCGGGCTGCTGGACGAGCCGGAGGTCGCCGACCTGGTCAGCACGCTCCGGGTGCTGGCCGACCCGCTCGCGGGCAGCGCCGCCGCCCGGCTGCTGACCGGTGCGCGCTGGCGGCTCGCGGCGGCGGACCTCGCGGCGTTGTGGCGGCGGGCCAATGAGCTTTCGTCGCCGGTGCCGTCCGGTGGCTCCGGTTCCGGCGAAGAGCCGACGCTGGTCATGGAACGCGCCGAGCAGGCGGGTCTGATCGACGCCGTCGACGAACCGGGCTCACCCGAGCGTTACTCCGAGGACGGGTATCGGCGGATCCGGCGCGTCGGTGCCGAGCTGGCGGCCTTGCGACGGCGGCTGGACCAGTCGCTGCCCGAGCTGGTGGCCGACGTCGAGCGGACGCTGCTGCTGGACGTCGAGTCGCTGGCCCGGCCGGGCTCGGCGGGGCGGGCGCACCTGGACGCGTTCGCCGAGGTCGTCACCGACTACGCGGAGACGGCGCCGACCGCCACCCTGCTGTCCTTTGTGGACTACCTGAACACGGCCGCGCACGCGGAGGACGGCCTGACGCCCGGCGAGGTCGAGGTGGCGCCGGACCGCGTGCAGGTGCTCACCGTCCACTCGGCGAAGGGGCTGGAGTGGGAGGTCGTCGCCGTTCCGCACCTGGTGGCCGACGTGTTCCCGAGCAAACGGCGCTCGTCCTCCTGGCTGCGGACCTCGACGGCGCTGCCCGCGATCCTGCGCGGCGACTCGGCGGACCTGCCGGAGCTGCGCGTCTCGGAAGGCTTTGACCGCAAGGAAGTCCAGGAAGCGCTTGAGCTGCACGAGGAGGGCTTCGCCGAGCGGGAGGCCGACGAGGAGCGGCGGCTCTGTTATGTCGCGCTGACTCGCTCCGAGCGCGCGCTGATCGTTTCCGGGCATTGGTGGAACGAGAGCAGTACCCGGCCCAAGGGGCCTTCGGTGTTCCTGACCGACATCGCGGAGGTGTTGCGCGCTGCCGACCCGCCGATCGGCTCGCTCGCGTCGTGGGCCGAGGAGCCGGCCGCGGACGAGGAGAACCCGCTGGTCGCGGACTCCCGGACCGGCCGCTGGCCGCTGGACCCGCTGGGCGACCGGCGGACCGGGGTGTCGACGGGGGTGGAGCTGGTCTTCGCGGAGATGGCCGCCGCGCCGCCGGAGCCGGACCCGGCCGCTCCCGTCGAGAAGGTCGAAACCCCGGTTGAAACGGCGGCGGACTCGGATGAAGAGTGGCCGCTGCCGCCAGAACCAGAGGAATTCGAGGACTCCTTCGCCGACGAGGAACCGTTCGAAGAGTCCGAAGAGGACCCTTCCGACGAGGTCGACCCGGAGGACCCGGACGGCTGGGCTTCGGACACCGACGTCCTGCTCGCCGAGCGCGCGCGGGCCCGGGCCACCGTGGACCGCGTGGTGCTCCCGTCGCAGCTGTCGGTGAGCCAGCTGGTGGAGCTGGCGGCCGACGCGGACGGGCTCGCGCAACGGCTGCGTCGCCCGCTTCCGTTGCCGCCCAACAGTTTCGCGCGCCGCGGCACGGCCTTCCACGGCTGGCTGGAGCAGCGCTTCTCCGGCGACCGACTGCTGGAGATCGACGACCTGCCCGGCGCCGCCGACTTCGGCGAGGCCCCGGACAGCGACTTCGAGGAGTTGCAGGAAGCCTTCGAACGCAGCGAGTGGGCCGAGCGCGTACCGCTGGCCGTCGAGATCCCGTTCTCGGCCGACGTCGAGGGCATCACCGTCCGCGGCCGGATGGACGCCGTGTATGCCGACGCCGACGGCGGGTGGACTGTGGTCGACTGGAAGACCGGCGGCGTGCCGTCCGCCGAGCGGCTGCCCGCGCTCGCCGTGCAGCTGGCCGCATACCGGCTCGCCTGGGCGGCGCTCAAGGGCGTGCCGGTCGAACGCGTGCGCGCGGCGTTCCACTACGTCCGCCCCGGCCACACGCTGCGCCCGGCGGACCTGCTGGACGCGGAAGGCCTGCGTGACCTGCTGCGAAACGTGCCCTCGGAGTAG
- a CDS encoding VOC family protein, translating into MINGGHVIVYSRDAEADRAFFRDVLEFPHVDAGGGWLIFKLPPSEVAVHPAEGPETHEFYLMCDDVDATVADLSAKGVEFTQPVTNAGWGRLTRLRLPGGGEVGLYEPRHERATEL; encoded by the coding sequence GTGATCAATGGTGGGCACGTCATCGTCTACAGCCGCGACGCGGAAGCGGACCGGGCCTTCTTCCGGGACGTGCTGGAGTTCCCGCATGTCGACGCGGGCGGCGGCTGGCTGATCTTCAAGCTTCCGCCGAGCGAGGTCGCGGTGCATCCCGCGGAGGGCCCGGAGACGCACGAGTTCTACCTGATGTGCGACGACGTAGACGCGACCGTGGCCGATTTGAGCGCGAAAGGCGTCGAGTTCACGCAGCCGGTCACCAACGCGGGCTGGGGACGGCTGACCAGGTTGCGCCTGCCGGGTGGCGGCGAGGTGGGCCTGTACGAACCCCGCCACGAGCGCGCCACGGAGCTGTAA
- a CDS encoding DoxX family protein, protein MPDSRGSQRAAYLLAGLLATSGALHFLRPKPFDALVPKELPGSRRAWTYGSGVAELGVAASIVAPRTRRLGGLAAALLFVGVFPGNVKMALDCQRLGRPARDRAIAWLRLPVQWPLVRWALTVRDRG, encoded by the coding sequence ATGCCCGACTCCCGTGGTTCACAGCGGGCCGCCTACCTCCTCGCCGGCCTGCTCGCGACGTCCGGCGCCCTGCACTTCCTGCGCCCGAAGCCGTTCGACGCGCTGGTCCCGAAGGAGCTGCCGGGCTCGCGCCGCGCCTGGACGTACGGCTCAGGGGTCGCCGAGCTGGGCGTGGCGGCGAGCATCGTCGCTCCGCGCACCCGGCGGCTCGGCGGGCTCGCGGCGGCGCTGCTGTTCGTCGGGGTGTTCCCGGGCAACGTGAAGATGGCGCTCGACTGCCAGCGGCTCGGCCGCCCGGCCCGCGACCGCGCCATCGCCTGGCTGCGGCTGCCGGTGCAGTGGCCGCTGGTCCGGTGGGCGCTGACGGTCCGCGACCGCGGCTGA
- a CDS encoding potassium channel family protein, producing the protein MKALKRLPLNVRLNDRPDHELVGVIRMPELTVSPMRSIVKRVIGALLALLATVLIVYADRGGYRDVNGDGVSFLDAIYYSTVSLSTTGYGDIAPASATARLVNIVIITPLRVLFLIVLVGTTLEVLTERSRQAFKIQKWRTKVRDHTVVVGFGTKGRSAVNALLGDEEVQPSRIVVVDTDQQALDAASALGLVTVHGSATRADVLRVAGVQHARAVVVAPNRDDTAVLVTLTARELAPKSHIVASVREAENVHLLKQSGASQVVVSSETAGRLLGLATSTPLVVDMVEDLLTPESGLAIAERAVEPSEEGGSPRHLPDIVLGVVRDGVLYRVDAPQSDAIEPGDRLLYVKKVTQSDKVER; encoded by the coding sequence ATGAAGGCCCTCAAACGGCTACCGCTGAACGTCCGGCTGAACGACCGCCCCGATCACGAGCTCGTCGGCGTGATCCGGATGCCGGAACTGACCGTCAGCCCGATGCGCTCGATCGTCAAGCGGGTCATCGGCGCGCTGCTGGCGCTGCTGGCGACGGTGCTGATCGTGTACGCCGACCGCGGCGGCTACCGCGACGTCAACGGGGACGGCGTCTCGTTCCTGGACGCCATCTACTACTCCACCGTCTCGCTTTCGACCACCGGCTACGGCGACATCGCGCCGGCCTCGGCGACGGCGCGGCTGGTCAACATCGTGATCATCACCCCGCTGCGGGTGCTGTTCCTCATCGTCCTCGTCGGCACCACGCTGGAAGTGCTCACCGAGCGCTCCCGGCAGGCATTCAAGATCCAGAAGTGGAGGACGAAGGTGCGCGACCACACCGTCGTCGTCGGGTTCGGCACCAAGGGCCGGTCGGCCGTCAACGCGCTGCTCGGCGACGAGGAGGTCCAGCCGAGCCGGATCGTGGTGGTCGACACCGACCAGCAGGCGCTGGACGCGGCGAGCGCCCTCGGCCTGGTCACCGTGCACGGCTCCGCGACCCGCGCGGACGTGCTGCGGGTGGCGGGCGTGCAGCACGCGCGGGCCGTGGTGGTCGCGCCGAACCGTGACGACACCGCCGTGCTCGTCACGCTGACCGCGCGTGAACTGGCGCCGAAGTCGCACATCGTGGCGTCGGTGCGGGAGGCGGAGAACGTCCACCTGCTCAAGCAGTCCGGGGCCAGCCAGGTGGTGGTGTCCAGCGAGACCGCGGGACGGCTGCTCGGCCTGGCCACGTCCACCCCGCTGGTGGTGGACATGGTCGAAGACCTGCTGACACCGGAATCGGGCCTGGCCATCGCGGAGCGCGCGGTGGAGCCGTCCGAGGAGGGCGGCTCGCCGCGGCACCTGCCGGACATCGTGCTCGGCGTGGTCCGCGACGGCGTGCTCTACCGCGTGGACGCCCCGCAGTCCGACGCCATCGAGCCCGGCGACAGGCTGCTGTACGTCAAGAAGGTCACCCAGTCCGACAAGGTCGAACGCTAA
- a CDS encoding neutral zinc metallopeptidase: MTQPPYGPVPPRGTVQPPPVPGQGPVQPPQGPPYQGRQYSGQQPYAGQQYPGQPYQGAPQGQPGSYNQGPPPQGPWGQQQHNFPPPKRRSTGLIIGLCLGAVVVLVLGVVGIVALNGSGSGVTNAGYQNTPTPAPSSPFELPPNNGSSTPSSEPSTSDAPSSAPSSTGPQKILKLADHPILQDPNAGLQNRVCNLPPWVSTQDGAEAFFTAASKCLDAAWGPFLQAYNLPFTSPALHFPTGPSFETECGTIQVGIATAAYYCENNLYVPFKGLQTDQYGNNPGVYLALFAHEYGHHVQEVAGIMDAAWQKIYAAGQNSPDGLDMSRRKELQAQCFSGMFLGAHVDQGGTVTRDMYNKAWNDQETRGDNTSHSHDHGTNAHYAQWWRAGARSNRIADCNTFAAPASEVS; the protein is encoded by the coding sequence ATGACGCAACCGCCCTACGGCCCAGTGCCGCCTCGCGGGACCGTTCAACCGCCTCCGGTACCGGGCCAGGGGCCGGTCCAGCCGCCTCAGGGGCCGCCGTACCAGGGCCGGCAGTACTCCGGTCAGCAGCCGTACGCCGGTCAGCAGTACCCGGGCCAGCCGTACCAGGGCGCCCCGCAGGGACAGCCCGGCTCGTACAACCAGGGCCCGCCCCCGCAGGGGCCGTGGGGTCAGCAGCAGCACAACTTCCCGCCGCCGAAGCGGCGCTCGACCGGCCTGATCATCGGACTGTGCCTCGGCGCGGTGGTCGTGCTGGTGCTGGGCGTGGTGGGGATCGTCGCGCTGAACGGGTCCGGCTCCGGCGTCACCAACGCCGGCTACCAGAACACCCCGACGCCCGCGCCGAGCAGCCCGTTCGAGCTGCCGCCGAACAACGGCTCGTCGACCCCCTCGTCCGAGCCGTCGACCTCGGACGCGCCCAGCAGCGCGCCGAGCTCGACCGGCCCGCAGAAGATCCTGAAGCTCGCCGATCACCCGATCCTCCAGGACCCGAACGCGGGCCTGCAGAACCGCGTCTGCAACCTGCCGCCGTGGGTGAGCACGCAGGACGGCGCCGAGGCGTTCTTCACCGCGGCCAGCAAGTGCCTGGACGCCGCGTGGGGCCCGTTCCTCCAGGCCTACAACCTGCCGTTCACCTCGCCCGCGCTGCACTTCCCGACCGGGCCGAGCTTCGAGACCGAGTGCGGCACCATCCAGGTCGGCATCGCGACCGCCGCGTACTACTGCGAGAACAACCTGTACGTGCCGTTCAAGGGCCTGCAGACCGACCAGTACGGCAACAACCCGGGCGTCTACCTGGCGCTGTTCGCGCACGAGTACGGCCACCACGTGCAGGAGGTCGCCGGGATCATGGACGCCGCGTGGCAGAAGATCTACGCGGCCGGCCAGAACAGCCCGGACGGCCTGGACATGTCGCGCCGCAAGGAGCTGCAGGCCCAGTGCTTCTCGGGCATGTTCCTCGGCGCGCACGTCGACCAGGGCGGCACCGTCACCCGCGACATGTACAACAAGGCCTGGAACGACCAGGAAACCCGCGGCGACAACACCTCGCACAGCCACGACCACGGCACCAACGCCCACTACGCGCAGTGGTGGCGGGCCGGCGCGCGCAGCAACCGGATCGCCGACTGCAACACCTTCGCGGCCCCGGCCTCCGAAGTCAGCTGA
- a CDS encoding DUF4129 domain-containing protein: MVTFRLTDVPVDIDRDPARVQAAQELTDPGYRAAEPSLLERLAHWLGEVFDKLLNSLSGVPGGPLGVLLVLVLLIVLVVVVRLRVGKVGRAGQAAKQVFAGRRRSADEYRRAAEEAAAQGQFADAVRERFRALVRGLEERALLDSRSGRTADEAAAEAGALLPNLTADLTAGARLFDDVHYGGRPGTEDGYRALTDLDNRVRRERPALVGA, from the coding sequence GTGGTGACGTTCCGGCTCACCGACGTCCCGGTCGACATCGACCGGGACCCCGCCCGCGTGCAAGCGGCCCAGGAGCTGACCGACCCCGGCTACCGGGCCGCCGAGCCGAGCCTGCTGGAACGGCTGGCCCACTGGCTGGGCGAGGTTTTCGACAAGCTGCTCAACTCGCTGTCCGGCGTGCCCGGCGGTCCGCTGGGTGTGCTGCTGGTCCTGGTGCTGCTGATCGTGCTGGTCGTGGTGGTACGGCTGCGCGTCGGCAAGGTCGGCCGCGCCGGGCAGGCGGCCAAGCAGGTTTTCGCGGGTCGTCGCCGTTCCGCCGACGAGTACCGCCGCGCCGCCGAAGAGGCTGCGGCGCAAGGACAGTTCGCCGACGCCGTGCGTGAACGCTTCCGCGCGCTCGTCCGGGGTCTGGAGGAACGCGCGCTGCTCGACAGCCGCTCCGGCCGGACCGCCGACGAGGCCGCCGCCGAAGCGGGCGCGCTGCTGCCGAACCTGACCGCCGACCTCACCGCCGGCGCCCGGCTGTTCGACGACGTGCACTACGGCGGCCGCCCCGGCACCGAGGACGGCTACCGCGCGCTGACCGATCTCGACAACCGCGTCCGCCGTGAGCGGCCGGCTCTGGTGGGCGCGTGA
- a CDS encoding DUF4350 domain-containing protein, translating into MSTSVSPDLRRIWRGVRIPLALLLLIVLTGLVLVLSRGDQTSGQLEPGSYEPGGSRALAQLLGRQGVDVHPAHTIDEALHQVDGGTLLVSAPDLVPGNGLAELRRRVAHLVLIAPGPEALRAVLPTVTAGGSGDVQTLQPDCTVGSAVAAGSASLGGVRYRTTDPSARSCYRDGEDPTFVQVADRTGTVTVLGTSAPLTNERLADEGNAALSMRVLGDHGRLVWYLPSPADPALEGHQKPFFELIPAGWRYGAVMAGIAVALLALWRARRLGPVVREPLPIVVRAAETAEGRARLYRRGGATGHAAETLREAARARLRSRLGLPGDADPASLAETVSTRAGRAPAEIGAVLHGPPPVDEAGLVRLADELDRVEREVERS; encoded by the coding sequence GTGAGCACCTCGGTCTCGCCTGATTTACGCCGGATTTGGCGCGGCGTAAGGATTCCGCTGGCGTTGCTGTTGCTCATCGTGCTGACCGGCCTGGTGCTGGTGCTCAGCCGCGGCGATCAGACGAGTGGCCAGCTGGAGCCCGGGTCCTACGAGCCGGGCGGCAGCCGTGCGCTCGCCCAGCTGCTCGGCCGCCAGGGTGTGGACGTCCATCCGGCGCACACCATCGACGAGGCCCTGCACCAGGTCGACGGCGGCACCCTGCTGGTCAGCGCGCCGGATTTGGTGCCTGGCAACGGACTTGCCGAGCTGCGCCGCCGCGTCGCGCACCTCGTGCTGATCGCGCCGGGGCCCGAAGCGCTGCGCGCGGTGCTGCCCACCGTCACCGCCGGGGGCAGCGGCGATGTGCAGACGCTGCAGCCGGATTGCACGGTCGGCTCGGCCGTCGCCGCGGGTTCGGCGTCGCTCGGCGGCGTGCGGTACCGCACCACGGACCCGTCCGCGCGGTCCTGTTACCGCGACGGTGAAGACCCGACGTTCGTGCAGGTCGCCGACCGCACGGGCACCGTCACCGTGCTCGGCACCTCCGCGCCGTTGACCAACGAGCGGCTTGCCGACGAGGGCAACGCGGCGCTTTCCATGCGAGTGCTGGGCGACCACGGACGGCTCGTCTGGTACCTGCCCTCGCCCGCGGATCCCGCGCTGGAAGGCCACCAGAAGCCGTTTTTCGAACTCATTCCCGCGGGCTGGCGGTACGGCGCGGTGATGGCCGGGATCGCCGTGGCGCTGCTGGCTTTGTGGCGGGCGAGGCGGCTCGGGCCGGTGGTGCGCGAGCCGCTGCCGATCGTCGTGCGCGCGGCTGAGACGGCCGAGGGGCGCGCGCGGCTGTACCGGCGGGGCGGCGCGACCGGGCACGCCGCTGAGACGTTGCGGGAGGCCGCCCGCGCGCGGCTGCGGTCGAGGCTCGGCCTGCCGGGTGACGCCGATCCGGCGTCGCTGGCGGAGACGGTGAGCACGCGCGCCGGACGCGCGCCGGCCGAGATCGGCGCGGTGCTGCACGGGCCGCCGCCGGTCGATGAAGCCGGTTTGGTGCGGCTGGCGGACGAACTGGACAGGGTGGAACGAGAGGTGGAGCGGTCTTGA
- a CDS encoding AAA family ATPase, translating to MSTEQTQAPVDARAALIALRAEVGKAVVGNDAAVTGLILALLCRGHVLLEGVPGVAKTLLVRALAASLDLKTTRVQFTPDLMPGDVTGSIVYDAHSGEFSFRQGPVFTNLLLADEINRTPPKTQSSLLEAMEERQVSIDGRSHPLPDPFVVVATQNPVEYEGTYPLPEAQLDRFLLKLTMPAPSREDEIGILWRHAQGFDPRDLAAAGIRPVAGAAHLTAARQAVARVTVGPEVIGYVVDLCRATRELPSVQLGVSPRGATALLAVTRAWAWLAGRDYATPDDVKALARPALRHRLGVRPEAELEGVTADGVLDRVLASVPVPR from the coding sequence TTGAGTACCGAACAGACGCAGGCGCCGGTAGACGCGCGGGCGGCGCTGATCGCCCTGCGCGCCGAGGTCGGCAAGGCCGTGGTTGGCAACGACGCGGCCGTCACCGGGCTCATCCTGGCGCTGCTCTGCCGTGGGCACGTGCTGCTCGAAGGCGTGCCCGGCGTCGCGAAAACGTTGCTGGTACGGGCTTTGGCGGCGTCGCTGGACCTGAAGACCACCCGCGTGCAGTTCACCCCGGACCTGATGCCGGGCGACGTCACCGGGTCCATTGTGTACGACGCGCACAGCGGCGAGTTCTCCTTCCGCCAGGGCCCGGTGTTCACCAACCTGCTGCTGGCCGACGAGATCAACCGGACCCCGCCGAAAACACAGTCCTCGCTGCTGGAGGCGATGGAGGAGCGGCAGGTCTCGATCGACGGCCGCTCGCACCCGCTGCCGGACCCGTTCGTGGTGGTGGCGACGCAGAACCCGGTGGAGTACGAGGGCACCTACCCGCTGCCCGAGGCGCAGCTGGACCGGTTCCTGCTCAAGCTGACCATGCCCGCGCCGTCGCGGGAGGACGAGATCGGCATCCTGTGGCGGCACGCGCAGGGCTTCGACCCGCGTGACCTCGCGGCCGCGGGCATCCGGCCGGTGGCCGGCGCGGCGCACCTGACGGCCGCGCGGCAGGCGGTCGCGCGGGTGACCGTTGGGCCCGAGGTGATCGGCTACGTCGTGGACCTGTGCCGCGCGACGCGTGAGCTGCCTTCGGTGCAGCTGGGCGTTTCCCCGCGTGGCGCAACGGCTTTGCTCGCCGTGACCCGCGCGTGGGCTTGGCTCGCCGGGCGCGACTACGCGACCCCGGACGACGTCAAGGCGCTGGCCCGCCCGGCGTTGCGGCACCGGCTGGGCGTGCGGCCGGAAGCCGAGCTGGAAGGCGTGACCGCGGACGGCGTCCTCGACCGGGTGCTGGCCTCCGTGCCGGTGCCGCGCTGA
- a CDS encoding DUF58 domain-containing protein, with amino-acid sequence MALTGRLGLLALLGALVVGLLAPSGVGVAAVLLVLLVLVVVDLVLAGSVRALRFSRTGTTSVRLGEPAEVTLTVTNPGRRAVRGLLRDAWPPSAAAEDRHRIAVPSGERRAFTTRLLPTRRGDRPAVRVTVRAVGPLGLAARQGSHEVPWSVRVLPPFHSRKHLPSRLARLQQLDGRNAVMIRGQGTEFDSLREYVIGDDVRSIDWRASARAADVMVRTWRPERDRHLVLVLDTGRVSAGRVGDAPRLDAAMDAALLLAALASRAGDRVDLLAYDRRLRAAVQGSSATALLPSLVNAMAPLEPSLVETDARGMVAEILRRTRRRALVVLLTGLDAAPLEEGLFPVLGSLTSRHEVIVASVADPRVAEMARGRGDAEAVYDAAAAERAMAERASAVARLGRRGVAVVDAVPEELPPALADRYLALKAAGRL; translated from the coding sequence ATGGCGCTGACCGGGCGGCTCGGGCTGCTGGCCCTGCTGGGCGCGCTGGTGGTCGGGCTGCTGGCCCCGTCCGGTGTGGGCGTGGCGGCCGTGCTCCTGGTGCTGCTGGTGCTGGTGGTGGTGGACCTGGTGCTCGCGGGCAGCGTGCGCGCGCTGCGGTTTTCGCGCACTGGAACGACTTCCGTGCGCCTGGGCGAACCGGCCGAGGTGACGCTGACCGTCACCAATCCCGGGCGGCGCGCGGTGCGCGGGCTGCTGCGTGACGCGTGGCCGCCGAGCGCCGCGGCCGAAGACCGGCACCGGATCGCCGTCCCGTCGGGGGAGCGGCGCGCATTCACCACGCGCCTGCTGCCGACGCGCCGCGGCGACCGGCCCGCGGTGCGCGTGACCGTGCGCGCGGTGGGGCCGTTGGGTCTGGCGGCGCGGCAGGGCTCGCACGAGGTGCCGTGGTCGGTGCGGGTGCTGCCGCCGTTCCACAGCCGCAAGCACCTGCCGTCGCGGCTCGCCCGGCTGCAGCAGCTCGACGGGCGCAACGCGGTGATGATCCGCGGCCAGGGCACGGAATTCGACTCCCTGCGCGAATACGTGATCGGCGACGACGTGCGCTCGATCGACTGGCGCGCCTCGGCCCGCGCGGCCGACGTGATGGTGCGGACCTGGCGCCCGGAGCGCGACCGCCACCTCGTCCTGGTCCTCGACACGGGCCGCGTCTCGGCCGGCCGCGTCGGCGACGCCCCCCGGCTCGACGCGGCGATGGACGCGGCGCTTTTGCTGGCTGCGCTGGCTTCCCGCGCGGGTGACCGAGTGGACCTGCTGGCTTACGACCGTCGTCTGCGCGCCGCGGTGCAGGGCTCTTCGGCGACTGCGCTGCTGCCTTCCCTGGTGAACGCGATGGCGCCGTTGGAGCCTTCGCTGGTGGAGACGGACGCGCGCGGCATGGTCGCGGAAATCCTGCGCCGCACCCGGCGACGGGCGCTGGTGGTGTTGTTGACCGGTCTCGACGCGGCGCCGTTGGAGGAGGGTTTGTTCCCGGTGCTGGGCTCGCTGACCTCGCGGCACGAGGTGATCGTCGCGTCGGTGGCGGACCCGCGGGTGGCTGAGATGGCGCGTGGCCGCGGCGACGCTGAGGCGGTTTACGACGCGGCCGCGGCGGAGCGGGCGATGGCCGAGCGTGCGTCGGCGGTGGCTCGGCTGGGTCGGCGTGGGGTGGCGGTTGTGGATGCTGTGCCGGAGGAGTTGCCTCCGGCGTTGGCTGACCGGTACTTGGCGTTGAAGGCGGCGGGGCGGTTGTGA